In one Chitinophaga sancti genomic region, the following are encoded:
- a CDS encoding FecR family protein, which produces MSGENIQELAEKWLNGTATPAEIQRLQEWYHEQEAMLTPVPDAEMGARIRRGIEIGRRPGMPFKWIGVAAAVLLLMIGGYHYYNRPVLQRQMAVYVPREHQNRLLLPDSSEVWLNADSKLTYNETDNQRVVMLEGEAFFNIKQAAGRPFVVKAGPCTATVLGTSFNIKAYKNDPKVLITVATGKVQVQDQHQQLKVLTANKQIALESITGAIREKQVNAVVYKAWIDGSFEVNNETFEEVANRLSRKYGVDIHFDNSALAHCTFLASFDQAANLPFILSMLCKINNSTFSISEDKREVTISGSGCNN; this is translated from the coding sequence ATGTCAGGAGAAAACATCCAGGAACTAGCTGAAAAATGGCTGAATGGCACCGCAACGCCTGCTGAAATACAGCGCTTGCAGGAGTGGTACCATGAGCAGGAAGCGATGCTTACGCCGGTTCCGGATGCGGAAATGGGGGCAAGGATCAGGCGGGGAATTGAGATTGGCAGGCGGCCTGGAATGCCTTTTAAATGGATAGGGGTAGCTGCAGCTGTGTTGTTGTTGATGATAGGCGGGTATCATTATTATAACAGGCCAGTGTTACAGCGGCAAATGGCTGTATATGTTCCCCGTGAGCACCAGAACCGCTTATTATTGCCGGATAGTTCTGAGGTATGGCTCAATGCAGATAGTAAATTAACGTACAACGAAACTGACAACCAAAGAGTAGTAATGCTGGAAGGCGAGGCCTTCTTTAATATTAAGCAGGCGGCCGGCCGGCCTTTCGTCGTTAAAGCAGGCCCCTGTACCGCCACCGTTTTAGGGACATCTTTCAACATTAAAGCTTACAAAAATGATCCAAAAGTACTCATCACCGTCGCCACCGGCAAAGTTCAGGTACAAGATCAGCATCAGCAATTGAAAGTGCTCACTGCCAACAAACAGATCGCGCTGGAATCAATCACAGGAGCGATCAGAGAAAAACAAGTAAACGCAGTCGTATATAAAGCCTGGATAGACGGCAGCTTTGAAGTAAACAATGAAACCTTTGAAGAAGTTGCCAATCGTCTTAGCCGGAAGTATGGTGTAGATATTCACTTTGATAATTCGGCACTTGCGCACTGCACTTTCCTGGCGAGTTTTGACCAGGCAGCCAATCTACCGTTCATTTTATCCATGTTGTGTAAGATTAACAATTCCACATTTAGCATTAGTGAAGATAAGCGAGAGGTAACGATTTCAGGTAGTGGCTGTAATAATTAG
- a CDS encoding MATE family efflux transporter: protein MWTKYQTYYKDNFKLAYPVVISQLGHTLVALSDTIIIGHTGDVPLAAVALGSSIFSICMVIGIGMSYGLTPLIAQEYGRQNKTACGNLLRHSLVINLVMGVLMSTLIYAGSNYLYKLDQVPEVALQAKPFLKLLGLSYFPLMVFLSFKQFAEGLGFTKQAMHISIIGNMVNIVVGIALVYGIGGLPKLGVIGVGIGTLTDRILMAVAMCWYVLTANRFKPYLKEFRNRYFSLEMIKKILGIGTPVALQYVFEISAFSSAIIMAGWIGAREQAAHQIAINLASITYMMASGISAAAGIKSGNHFGAKQLKELRLSAIASYHMVLMMMGTTAFIFLVGCRILPLMYINDPAVIDIAAHLILIAAFFQLFDGTQVVGLGILRGLGDVKVPTIITMLAYWVLGLPAAYLLGIHLGYGIQGIWWGLLLGLLAASVLLFLRFQHKTTQLNAFTRVS from the coding sequence GTGTGGACTAAGTATCAAACTTATTATAAAGACAATTTTAAACTGGCTTATCCGGTCGTTATAAGTCAGCTGGGGCATACATTGGTGGCCCTGTCTGATACCATTATTATCGGGCATACCGGCGATGTACCATTGGCAGCTGTAGCGCTGGGTAGCAGTATTTTTTCTATCTGTATGGTAATCGGTATCGGCATGTCTTATGGCCTGACACCATTGATTGCACAGGAGTATGGCCGGCAGAATAAAACGGCTTGCGGCAACCTGCTGCGTCATAGCCTGGTGATTAATTTAGTGATGGGGGTGCTGATGAGTACATTGATTTATGCAGGGAGTAATTACTTGTATAAATTAGACCAGGTACCTGAAGTTGCCTTACAGGCTAAGCCATTCCTGAAATTATTAGGGTTATCTTATTTTCCTTTGATGGTGTTCCTGTCTTTTAAGCAATTTGCGGAGGGGCTCGGGTTTACCAAGCAGGCCATGCATATCAGCATTATCGGGAACATGGTGAATATTGTAGTGGGGATTGCATTGGTATACGGTATTGGTGGATTACCTAAACTGGGTGTGATTGGTGTGGGTATTGGTACCTTGACTGACCGGATCCTGATGGCTGTGGCAATGTGTTGGTATGTGCTGACAGCGAATCGTTTCAAACCTTATCTGAAGGAGTTCCGGAACAGGTATTTTTCATTGGAGATGATTAAGAAAATACTGGGTATTGGTACGCCGGTTGCCCTGCAGTATGTGTTTGAGATCAGTGCTTTTAGTAGTGCGATTATTATGGCCGGATGGATTGGTGCAAGAGAACAGGCAGCGCATCAGATTGCGATCAACCTGGCTTCTATTACTTACATGATGGCAAGTGGGATTTCTGCGGCAGCGGGGATTAAGAGTGGCAATCATTTTGGTGCGAAGCAGTTGAAGGAGTTACGCTTATCTGCGATCGCGAGTTATCATATGGTGTTGATGATGATGGGTACAACAGCCTTCATCTTTTTGGTGGGATGTAGGATATTGCCGCTCATGTATATCAATGATCCTGCTGTAATAGACATTGCGGCGCATCTGATCCTGATAGCAGCTTTCTTCCAGTTGTTCGATGGTACACAGGTCGTAGGCCTGGGTATATTGCGTGGATTGGGAGATGTGAAGGTACCTACGATCATTACCATGCTGGCTTATTGGGTATTGGGATTACCGGCTGCTTATTTATTAGGGATACATCTGGGTTATGGCATCCAGGGTATCTGGTGGGGGCTATTACTCGGATTACTCGCTGCATCGGTTTTATTGTTCTTAAGGTTCCAGCATAAGACTACTCAATTGAACGCTTTTACAAGGGTATCGTGA
- a CDS encoding SusC/RagA family TonB-linked outer membrane protein encodes MKYCGILSGIPIPLYERFQPLLKIMRFLFLVILVLCTTTLLLVARDSRGQDLSAIRLHLNIRDAKLDKVLKQIERNTELFFIVDGSIAQLTAVSALEDKERSLKEILDAVLGPNDLAYIQDGHYIIIKKSIPVDFAKPISGVITDEKGDPLPGVSISIKGSHAGTISNEKGIFTLNSITENDTLLVSYVGYKTQVVPVKGASQLTIRLVLSENSLQDVVVIGYGSQRKGDLTSSVATVKSENFVKGNVLDAGQLLQGKVAGLTISAPSGDPTSGTQILLRGNTTLLGANSSPLVLIDGIPGDLKTVAPEDIESMDVLKDGSAAAIYGTRGTNGVIIVTTRRPSGAYTSSVDYSGYVGTQTIARKPDMLTAADYRRQIAEGTRDKSWDLGANTDWQKAITQDPITHVHNLTFRGGNSKTNYLANVNYRALEGIMKKSDNNTFTGRIDINHSMLDDKLRINVGLLNSNNKFTTTGDGYSFNGYTYRQALIRNPTSPIYDSTGKWFEQTGLFNYENPLSRLYESDGENTSQNTRMNSTITLLPIEGLKLSALFSYTRYNEERGYSETKQNISTLRDGKNGYASVGSLQNVQRLMELTAQYNKNIGKHKFSVMGGYSYQETDYRNHYMQNWDFPTDRFSYNDIGIGYALKQGLAPEFSEKSETNLIGFFGRATYSYNDKYLLLASMRHEAASQLYGTKQPWGNFPAVSLGWRLSNEPFMKGISWLTDLKLRAGYGVTGTQPTDLFLGVGILSYGDYVYNNGVWIQTLGPSQNPNDKLRWEEKHESNFGIDYTLFNGRVSGNVDYYIRRINGLLYDYQVPSPPNLYDRTRANVGKMENKGLEVMVNIIPVKTSEFEWSTSLMFSTNTNKLITLSNELYQTSVDYITEGGTGEPIQTFTSLVRVGRNIGDFYGFKVVDISSEGKWIYEGRDGKPQAYSNYQHAFEDKRVLGNGLPKYYGGWNNTFRYKNFDLNITMRGAFKYQILNVQRMYYENTGLQQYNRLKSAYDKVYGKAVLSTDMPLEFNSNYVENGDFWKIDNITIGYNFSHIQNKYIHGARVYASTLNTLTLTGYKGIDPEVNRLGLAPGVDERDKYPSVRTFTVGVNLNF; translated from the coding sequence ATGAAATACTGCGGTATTTTAAGCGGGATTCCTATTCCCTTATACGAACGTTTTCAACCGTTATTAAAGATCATGCGCTTCCTGTTCCTGGTCATACTGGTTTTATGTACAACGACGCTGCTGTTGGTAGCCCGCGATAGCCGTGGGCAGGATCTGAGCGCCATCAGACTACACCTGAATATTCGTGACGCCAAACTGGATAAGGTGTTAAAACAAATTGAACGCAACACTGAATTGTTTTTTATTGTGGATGGGAGTATTGCACAGCTGACAGCAGTGTCTGCCCTGGAAGATAAAGAACGTTCTCTCAAGGAGATCCTGGATGCTGTACTGGGTCCGAATGATCTTGCTTATATCCAGGATGGGCATTACATCATTATTAAAAAGTCGATCCCGGTTGATTTTGCCAAACCTATTTCTGGGGTGATCACCGATGAGAAAGGTGATCCCTTGCCTGGTGTGAGTATCTCCATCAAAGGTTCTCACGCGGGTACGATCTCTAATGAGAAAGGTATTTTCACGCTGAATAGTATCACTGAGAATGATACACTACTGGTTAGTTATGTAGGGTATAAAACACAGGTAGTACCAGTGAAAGGAGCGAGCCAGCTTACGATCCGCCTGGTATTGAGTGAAAACTCCCTGCAGGACGTGGTGGTGATTGGGTATGGTAGTCAGCGTAAAGGTGATCTCACCAGTTCTGTGGCTACCGTAAAATCTGAAAATTTTGTGAAGGGGAATGTGTTGGATGCGGGGCAGTTATTGCAGGGCAAGGTGGCGGGGCTGACTATCTCTGCACCAAGTGGTGACCCTACCAGTGGTACACAGATACTGCTGCGTGGTAATACGACTTTGTTAGGTGCGAATAGTAGTCCGCTGGTATTGATCGATGGTATTCCCGGTGATCTGAAAACGGTTGCCCCGGAAGATATTGAATCTATGGATGTACTGAAAGATGGCTCTGCGGCTGCGATTTATGGGACCCGTGGTACGAATGGGGTGATCATCGTGACTACCCGCAGACCCAGTGGCGCGTATACGAGTTCTGTAGATTATAGTGGATATGTGGGTACGCAGACAATTGCCCGTAAGCCGGATATGCTGACTGCTGCAGATTATCGCCGGCAGATAGCTGAAGGTACCCGTGATAAATCATGGGATCTGGGTGCTAATACTGATTGGCAGAAAGCTATTACCCAGGACCCGATCACACATGTGCATAACCTGACTTTCCGGGGTGGTAACAGTAAGACGAATTACCTCGCGAACGTGAACTATCGTGCATTGGAAGGGATTATGAAGAAGTCAGACAACAATACGTTTACAGGCAGGATTGACATCAACCACAGTATGCTGGATGATAAGCTGCGTATCAATGTAGGTTTATTGAATTCCAACAATAAGTTTACAACTACCGGGGATGGTTATAGTTTTAATGGCTATACGTACAGGCAGGCACTGATCCGGAACCCGACCTCTCCGATTTACGATTCTACCGGCAAATGGTTTGAACAGACAGGTTTGTTCAACTATGAGAATCCTTTGTCCAGGCTGTATGAGAGCGATGGTGAAAATACGTCTCAGAACACACGTATGAACAGTACGATCACCTTGCTGCCAATAGAAGGATTGAAATTGTCTGCCTTATTTTCTTATACCCGATATAATGAAGAGCGTGGTTATTCAGAAACCAAACAAAACATATCCACATTGCGTGATGGGAAGAACGGGTATGCTTCTGTGGGTTCATTGCAGAATGTGCAACGGCTGATGGAACTGACTGCACAGTATAATAAGAATATTGGGAAACATAAGTTCAGTGTGATGGGAGGATATAGTTACCAGGAAACTGATTACCGCAATCATTATATGCAGAACTGGGATTTTCCTACTGACCGTTTTTCTTATAATGATATTGGTATAGGATATGCGCTGAAACAAGGGCTGGCACCGGAGTTCAGTGAGAAATCAGAAACGAACCTGATTGGTTTCTTTGGTCGTGCTACTTATAGTTATAATGATAAGTATTTATTGCTGGCTTCTATGAGGCATGAGGCAGCGAGTCAGTTGTACGGTACGAAACAGCCATGGGGTAATTTCCCTGCGGTGTCATTGGGCTGGCGACTGAGCAATGAGCCTTTTATGAAAGGGATCAGCTGGCTGACGGATTTGAAACTCCGTGCGGGTTATGGTGTAACGGGTACACAGCCTACGGATCTGTTCCTGGGTGTGGGGATACTGAGTTATGGTGATTATGTGTATAATAATGGGGTATGGATCCAGACATTGGGACCTTCTCAGAATCCGAATGATAAACTGCGTTGGGAAGAGAAGCATGAATCCAATTTTGGGATCGACTATACATTATTTAATGGTCGTGTGAGTGGTAATGTGGATTATTATATCAGGAGGATCAACGGTTTGCTGTATGATTACCAGGTACCTAGTCCGCCGAATTTATATGATCGTACCCGTGCGAACGTAGGTAAGATGGAGAACAAGGGTTTGGAAGTAATGGTGAATATCATTCCGGTGAAGACGAGTGAATTTGAGTGGAGTACCAGCCTGATGTTCTCTACGAATACGAATAAACTGATTACGCTGAGTAATGAATTGTACCAGACCAGTGTGGATTACATAACAGAAGGAGGAACAGGGGAACCTATTCAGACGTTTACAAGCCTGGTGAGAGTAGGACGTAATATTGGTGATTTCTATGGTTTTAAGGTAGTGGATATTTCCAGTGAGGGAAAGTGGATCTATGAAGGCCGTGATGGAAAACCGCAGGCGTATAGTAATTACCAGCATGCATTTGAGGACAAGCGGGTATTGGGTAATGGTTTGCCAAAGTATTATGGTGGATGGAACAATACATTCCGGTATAAGAATTTTGATCTGAATATTACGATGCGTGGTGCATTTAAATACCAGATACTGAATGTACAGCGCATGTATTATGAGAATACTGGTTTGCAGCAGTATAACCGTCTGAAATCAGCGTATGATAAGGTGTATGGTAAGGCGGTGCTGAGTACGGATATGCCGCTGGAGTTCAATAGTAATTATGTGGAAAACGGTGATTTCTGGAAGATAGATAACATTACAATAGGTTATAATTTCAGTCATATTCAGAATAAGTACATCCATGGGGCGAGGGTATATGCGTCAACGTTGAATACGCTGACCCTGACAGGTTACAAGGGGATAGATCCGGAGGTGAACAGACTGGGCCTGGCGCCTGGTGTGGATGAAAGGGATAAGTATCCTTCTGTCAGAACATTTACTGTGGGTGTGAATCTGAATTTTTAA
- a CDS encoding RsmE family RNA methyltransferase, protein MFYAKELLPTAATYTMDEPGSKYCIMVLRHTAGDEVALTDGKGGRYQAVITDDNRKKCVLSISQYTLMPAVAAPVRLAIAFTKNTSRIEWFLEKATEIGIQSIIPLISHRSEKEKFRVDRLENILVSAMLQSQQYYLPDLTAPLSFDKLVAEPPAEQLLIAHCLPEQKQHLWQAMEKGKDSLLLIGPEGDFTPEEITMALGRGFKPVSLGETRLRTETAGVVGVTMMNAVNAE, encoded by the coding sequence ATGTTTTACGCAAAAGAACTGCTGCCAACTGCAGCCACATATACAATGGATGAACCTGGTTCCAAGTATTGCATTATGGTATTGCGCCATACTGCAGGGGATGAGGTAGCGCTGACGGATGGGAAAGGAGGGCGTTACCAGGCAGTGATTACGGATGATAACCGGAAGAAATGTGTGCTTTCCATTTCTCAATACACCCTGATGCCGGCGGTAGCGGCACCTGTAAGGTTGGCGATTGCGTTTACAAAGAATACTTCGCGTATTGAGTGGTTCCTGGAGAAGGCCACAGAAATTGGTATTCAGTCAATTATACCCCTGATCAGTCATCGTTCTGAAAAGGAAAAATTCCGGGTGGACAGGTTAGAGAATATCCTTGTTTCTGCTATGCTGCAATCCCAGCAATATTACCTGCCGGATTTAACGGCGCCACTGAGTTTTGATAAACTGGTAGCTGAGCCGCCTGCTGAGCAATTATTGATTGCGCATTGTTTACCTGAACAAAAACAACATCTCTGGCAGGCGATGGAAAAAGGGAAAGATTCATTGCTCCTGATTGGACCTGAGGGAGATTTTACGCCCGAAGAAATTACAATGGCCCTTGGTAGGGGATTTAAACCTGTATCACTTGGTGAAACCAGGTTGCGTACGGAAACTGCGGGTGTGGTGGGTGTGACGATGATGAATGCAGTGAATGCGGAGTAA
- a CDS encoding sigma-70 family RNA polymerase sigma factor, protein MKNAHLHQDSDLWNLIKADSIPAFNEVYSRYWEQLFRVAYKRLPSKEIAEEIVQDTFIILWEKRHTIEVEILKSYLFAITRYAIFHYHARQETIRTRMQEMAAMTQSAPDIEAIVNARLLLQLVDAIAAELPEKSRLVFADNKLKDHALSESAQSFNISVKTAEGHLTRALKTVRLKLGTLYTTLFM, encoded by the coding sequence GTGAAAAATGCGCATCTTCATCAGGATTCCGATCTATGGAATTTGATAAAAGCGGATTCTATTCCGGCTTTTAATGAAGTATACTCCCGCTACTGGGAGCAGTTATTCCGCGTGGCTTACAAGCGGCTTCCTTCCAAAGAAATTGCAGAAGAAATTGTACAGGATACATTTATTATTCTTTGGGAAAAGCGGCATACCATTGAGGTGGAAATTTTAAAAAGTTATCTCTTCGCTATTACCCGTTACGCTATATTTCATTATCATGCCCGTCAGGAGACCATTCGCACCCGTATGCAGGAAATGGCTGCCATGACGCAATCTGCACCGGATATAGAAGCCATTGTGAATGCCCGTTTACTCTTACAACTGGTAGATGCGATTGCTGCGGAACTACCTGAAAAAAGCCGGCTTGTATTTGCTGATAATAAGCTGAAAGATCATGCGCTTTCTGAATCTGCCCAGTCCTTTAATATCTCCGTCAAAACTGCTGAAGGACATCTGACCCGCGCACTAAAAACTGTGCGTTTAAAACTGGGCACTTTATATACGACTTTATTTATGTGA
- a CDS encoding helix-turn-helix domain-containing protein, giving the protein MIILNEGEFLGVNERTSVQHDLILSKTAHLYGETAMHAHKNDYFSILLSGEYLENFRNESILIKPGDIVYRRRDHIHKNEFVTDTVSCINIEISHTENENFFLYTKENKGYFYQLIVDFLLNKSFAADPGFFGDQPLPEPNKNLTWLIQLIGILHAEKDVFHTPHSLAQRVFVHPNYLARAFKEKTGNTIGTYQLKIKLNHAVQQLLNTPKTISDISFENGFYDDAHFIRSFKKAYHISPLQFRKLLKS; this is encoded by the coding sequence ATGATCATTTTAAATGAAGGTGAGTTTTTAGGGGTCAATGAACGCACCAGCGTACAGCATGACCTGATCCTCAGCAAAACAGCACATCTGTATGGTGAGACAGCTATGCATGCCCATAAAAACGACTATTTCAGTATCCTCCTCAGCGGAGAATATCTTGAAAACTTCAGAAATGAATCTATCCTGATCAAACCAGGAGACATTGTATACAGAAGACGGGATCACATCCATAAAAACGAGTTCGTCACTGACACCGTTTCCTGTATCAATATTGAAATCTCTCATACAGAAAATGAAAATTTCTTCCTGTATACAAAAGAGAATAAAGGCTATTTCTATCAACTAATTGTAGACTTCTTATTAAACAAATCCTTTGCTGCAGATCCCGGTTTCTTTGGTGACCAGCCATTGCCGGAACCGAATAAAAACCTCACATGGCTCATACAATTAATCGGGATCCTGCATGCAGAGAAAGATGTTTTTCATACCCCCCACTCACTCGCACAAAGGGTATTTGTTCACCCCAATTACCTCGCCCGCGCCTTCAAAGAAAAAACCGGGAACACCATCGGCACCTACCAGCTAAAAATCAAACTGAATCACGCCGTACAACAACTCCTGAATACCCCGAAAACTATCTCCGATATCAGTTTCGAAAACGGCTTTTATGATGATGCCCATTTTATCCGCTCATTTAAAAAAGCCTATCATATCTCCCCCTTACAATTCCGCAAACTGCTGAAAAGTTAA
- a CDS encoding DoxX family protein, with the protein MKATKIIYWITTILFFLFEGVMPAIYGNSDLAKQGFAHLGYPEYFRVLLTIFKITGALVLILPFFKGRIKEWAYAGFTFNLISAAVSHAAVDGLSNGQTFFPVFVMLILAISYFTYHKLYGVSSGL; encoded by the coding sequence ATGAAAGCGACTAAAATCATTTACTGGATCACGACCATCCTCTTTTTCCTCTTCGAAGGTGTCATGCCTGCCATCTATGGCAATTCTGACCTGGCAAAACAAGGGTTTGCACATTTAGGATATCCTGAATACTTCCGTGTACTACTTACCATCTTCAAGATAACAGGTGCCCTGGTACTCATCCTCCCCTTCTTCAAAGGCAGAATTAAAGAATGGGCTTACGCAGGCTTTACCTTCAACCTGATCAGCGCTGCAGTATCCCATGCCGCTGTCGATGGCTTGTCAAACGGACAAACATTCTTCCCGGTCTTTGTCATGCTGATCCTGGCCATCAGCTATTTCACCTATCATAAACTTTATGGCGTATCTTCAGGGCTATAA
- the bla gene encoding class A beta-lactamase — protein MPLKTPIVLLLACLSASVHAQTTALRKTIDSIATHSKSRIGVAALLLETGDTLTYKGNDHYPMQSVYKFPISFAILHQVDLGEYKLDQKITITNDDILPLGHSPIREAHPHGGADMTIREISRLNIQESDGTACDVLLRLLGGTKKTDDYIKSLGVKGINIATTEKEQQTNDTIQYRNWATPIAITQLYKVYFQSNILSKSSYDVLWKDMTESHPGPKRIKGQLPAGTIVAHKTGTSGTHNGFTAATNDTGIIILPNGKHLILTVFVSDSKGSEAEREGWIAQISKAVYDHFK, from the coding sequence ATGCCACTGAAGACACCCATTGTTCTATTGTTAGCTTGCCTGTCGGCTAGCGTTCACGCACAAACTACCGCTTTACGGAAAACGATCGATTCCATTGCCACACATTCCAAATCACGTATCGGCGTTGCTGCCCTGCTGCTGGAAACCGGTGATACCCTTACCTACAAAGGCAATGATCATTACCCTATGCAAAGCGTGTACAAGTTCCCGATCTCCTTCGCCATCCTGCATCAGGTAGACCTGGGAGAATATAAACTGGATCAGAAAATCACCATCACCAATGATGACATCCTGCCATTAGGACATAGCCCTATACGTGAGGCCCATCCACACGGTGGCGCAGATATGACAATCCGGGAAATCTCCAGGTTGAATATCCAGGAAAGTGATGGCACCGCCTGCGATGTACTGCTCCGTTTACTGGGCGGTACCAAAAAAACAGATGATTACATTAAGAGTCTGGGCGTAAAAGGTATCAACATCGCTACCACTGAAAAGGAACAGCAAACGAACGATACCATCCAATATCGCAACTGGGCAACCCCCATCGCAATCACCCAATTGTATAAGGTCTACTTCCAGAGCAACATTCTCTCTAAAAGTTCATACGATGTACTCTGGAAAGATATGACAGAATCACATCCCGGTCCTAAACGCATCAAAGGCCAGCTACCTGCCGGTACAATTGTTGCGCATAAAACAGGTACCTCCGGTACACATAACGGGTTTACCGCAGCCACAAATGATACCGGTATCATTATCTTACCAAATGGGAAACACCTGATCTTAACAGTCTTCGTCTCAGATTCAAAAGGAAGCGAAGCGGAAAGAGAAGGCTGGATAGCACAGATCTCAAAAGCCGTATATGATCATTTTAAATGA
- the dnaB gene encoding replicative DNA helicase, translating to MDLNLKKDRSGRRKPSVDVSTMMYGKIPPQAKEMEEAVLGAIMLEKGAFDTVVEILKGECFYVEAHQKIFSAMTRLAGKSMPVDILTVVEELRSMGELEIVGGPYYITRLTNMVVSSANIEAHARIILQKFIQRELIRISGEILSESYEDTADVFDLLDSAESKLFEVTNNHLRKNYDSIDRVLVNTMKRIEDLRNKGDDITGVPSGFPSLDKVTYGWQSTDLIIIAARPAVGKTAFALNLARNAALHPRFPKGAAVFSLEMSSGQIVQRILSAESEIKLEKITRGKLEEYEMKKLMTHGIERLAKAPIFIDDTPALNIFELRAKARRLVHNHGVGVIIIDYLQLMSGHADGKGSNREQEISKISRDLKGLAKELHVPIIALSQLSRDVEKRKDGNKMPQLSDLRESGAIEQDADMVMFLYRPEYYEINTNEMGESNKGETHVRIAKHRNGQLDTIKLRAILEFQRFEDDGSLENPGGGGGNFMPVSNSGNDSYGGATDEAKLYIQKGSRMNDMDFDEEAPF from the coding sequence ATGGATCTCAATCTAAAGAAAGACCGCAGCGGGCGACGTAAGCCGTCCGTTGACGTATCTACCATGATGTACGGTAAAATTCCTCCTCAGGCAAAGGAAATGGAAGAGGCCGTATTGGGAGCCATTATGCTGGAGAAAGGGGCGTTTGACACCGTGGTAGAGATCTTGAAAGGTGAATGTTTTTATGTAGAAGCACATCAGAAAATCTTTAGTGCCATGACCCGCCTGGCGGGCAAGTCCATGCCTGTGGACATCCTCACAGTGGTAGAAGAGTTACGTTCAATGGGTGAACTGGAGATAGTGGGCGGACCTTATTATATTACACGTCTTACTAATATGGTGGTGTCTTCTGCCAATATTGAGGCGCATGCCCGTATCATCCTGCAAAAGTTCATTCAGAGAGAGTTAATCCGCATTTCAGGAGAAATTTTATCTGAATCATACGAAGATACTGCCGACGTTTTCGACCTGCTCGACAGTGCCGAAAGTAAACTCTTTGAGGTGACGAACAATCACCTGCGTAAGAACTATGACAGCATCGACCGCGTATTGGTGAATACCATGAAGCGTATCGAGGACCTGCGTAATAAAGGCGATGATATCACAGGGGTACCTTCCGGGTTCCCTTCTCTGGATAAGGTGACTTATGGTTGGCAGTCAACGGATCTGATCATCATCGCGGCACGTCCTGCGGTGGGTAAGACCGCTTTCGCCCTGAACCTGGCCAGAAATGCAGCCTTGCATCCCCGCTTCCCGAAAGGTGCGGCCGTGTTCAGCCTTGAAATGTCCTCCGGGCAGATCGTACAGCGTATTCTCTCTGCCGAGTCAGAGATTAAGTTGGAAAAGATCACCAGAGGTAAGCTGGAAGAATACGAGATGAAGAAGCTGATGACCCATGGTATCGAAAGACTGGCGAAAGCGCCCATCTTTATTGATGATACCCCGGCACTGAACATCTTCGAGCTGCGTGCGAAAGCCCGTCGTCTTGTACATAACCATGGTGTAGGTGTGATCATCATTGACTACCTGCAGCTGATGAGTGGTCATGCGGATGGTAAGGGTAGTAACCGTGAGCAGGAGATCTCCAAGATCTCCAGGGATCTGAAAGGCCTGGCGAAGGAACTGCATGTACCGATCATTGCTTTATCACAGCTTTCCCGTGATGTGGAAAAGAGAAAGGATGGTAACAAGATGCCTCAGCTGTCTGACTTGCGTGAATCTGGTGCGATCGAGCAGGATGCTGACATGGTAATGTTCCTGTACCGTCCTGAGTATTACGAGATCAATACGAATGAGATGGGTGAATCTAATAAAGGTGAAACTCACGTGCGTATTGCAAAACACCGTAATGGTCAGCTGGATACGATCAAGCTGAGAGCGATCCTGGAATTCCAGCGCTTTGAGGATGATGGTAGTCTGGAGAACCCTGGTGGCGGTGGCGGCAACTTTATGCCGGTTTCAAATTCAGGGAATGATTCTTATGGCGGTGCGACAGATGAAGCGAAGCTGTATATCCAGAAAGGATCACGTATGAATGATATGGACTTCGATGAAGAGGCGCCTTTTTAG